A genomic segment from Pseudoalteromonas nigrifaciens encodes:
- a CDS encoding cation:proton antiporter: MNAWYLICFLSALAIFIAFANQYILKMQTTIAITTGSVVISLLLIIAVKLLGDQNALAMTQIVSSINFNELLLKGMLGFLLFAGALEINLQALKKQRWEITVLVLFSTLVSTFIVGYLSFYLFAAFGWPVPFIYCLLFGALISPTDPIAVLAIIKQMRAPEGISVQVEGESLFNDGIGLVIFTTIFSVAFYGTDANFKDIAELFFVDALGGIAFGLAIALVGHFLIINSRDVNIRLLITLTIPSAGFAAANLWEISGALAMVTSGILLGNITRSKATERTGPDDTRYVKDFWHATDSFLNALLFLIIGMLIVTMPITLSEIGVGLLMIPAVLIARFISVGAPFVLFKQFRSYDKHSVKILTWGGLRGGLALAMAAAIPREEVFIGGSDLHNLIVIVTYVVVIFSIIIQGLTISPLIHSSIASAEQTKKTAN, encoded by the coding sequence ATGAATGCTTGGTACCTCATTTGCTTTCTTTCTGCACTTGCTATTTTTATTGCATTTGCAAATCAATATATTCTTAAAATGCAAACCACTATTGCCATTACCACAGGCTCGGTTGTCATTTCATTATTGTTGATCATTGCTGTTAAGCTTTTGGGCGATCAAAACGCGTTAGCTATGACCCAAATTGTCTCGAGTATTAACTTTAATGAGTTACTTCTTAAAGGCATGCTAGGCTTTTTGTTGTTTGCCGGCGCACTGGAAATTAACCTGCAAGCTCTTAAAAAACAACGCTGGGAAATAACCGTTTTAGTCTTGTTTTCTACCTTGGTTTCTACTTTTATAGTTGGCTATTTAAGTTTTTACTTATTTGCAGCCTTTGGCTGGCCAGTGCCTTTTATATACTGTTTATTATTTGGTGCATTAATTAGCCCCACCGACCCAATTGCAGTACTGGCTATCATTAAGCAAATGCGTGCACCTGAGGGTATTTCGGTACAAGTTGAGGGCGAATCGCTTTTTAACGATGGGATTGGTTTAGTTATATTTACCACTATTTTTTCAGTAGCCTTTTATGGTACCGATGCAAACTTTAAAGATATAGCCGAGCTGTTTTTTGTTGATGCCCTTGGTGGTATAGCGTTTGGCTTGGCTATCGCACTGGTTGGCCACTTTTTAATTATTAATAGTCGCGACGTAAATATTCGCTTGCTTATTACTCTCACTATCCCAAGCGCAGGATTTGCAGCGGCTAATTTATGGGAAATATCGGGCGCGCTTGCTATGGTAACCAGCGGTATTTTGTTAGGTAATATTACTCGCTCTAAAGCCACTGAACGCACAGGGCCCGATGATACCCGTTATGTAAAAGACTTTTGGCATGCCACGGACAGCTTTTTAAATGCGCTACTGTTTTTAATTATTGGCATGCTCATAGTGACCATGCCCATTACGCTAAGTGAAATTGGCGTAGGCTTGCTGATGATACCTGCTGTGCTTATAGCCCGTTTCATTAGTGTAGGTGCCCCTTTTGTATTGTTTAAACAATTTAGAAGTTACGACAAGCATAGCGTTAAAATATTAACCTGGGGCGGATTAAGAGGTGGCTTAGCATTAGCCATGGCAGCGGCCATACCCCGTGAAGAAGTTTTTATTGGCGGCTCTGATTTACATAACCTAATTGTAATTGTGACCTATGTAGTGGTGATTTTTTCAATTATTATTCAAGGTTTAACTATTTCACCACTTATTCACAGCAGTATTGCATCTGCAGAGCAAACTAAAAAAACGGCTAATTAA
- a CDS encoding IS30 family transposase has protein sequence MRHYKQLTYAQRCQIAVLKKSGFTQQSIAELTNLSQSTISRELSRNTGKRGYRHKQAHERALFRRRSVRKPLKMTPEMIALITQKLNEKWSPEQITGWLRKESELSVSHECIYLYIWEDKKAGGELYLHLRRHGKKYHKRSHGKTNRGQIKNRVSIEERPQIVDEKGRIGDWEIDTVIGKGHRGALVTIVERVTQFTVSTQVAGKTAEAVTTATIELLRPYRSALHSITADNGKEFAYHEQITEALNVPVYFAHPYHSWERGLNENTNGLLRQYWPKSTDFKAVTPAQVIPVLEQLNNRPRKTLGFETPAKLMQDHLAAKAA, from the coding sequence ATGAGACATTACAAACAACTGACCTATGCGCAAAGATGCCAGATCGCCGTTCTAAAGAAAAGCGGTTTTACGCAACAAAGTATTGCTGAGCTAACTAATTTATCGCAATCTACGATTTCAAGAGAGCTTTCTAGAAATACAGGTAAGCGAGGTTACAGACACAAACAAGCTCATGAGCGGGCTTTGTTTCGCCGAAGAAGTGTAAGAAAACCGCTTAAGATGACACCTGAAATGATAGCTTTAATTACCCAGAAGCTTAATGAGAAGTGGAGTCCTGAACAAATAACGGGATGGTTACGCAAAGAAAGTGAACTGTCTGTCAGCCATGAATGCATTTATCTGTATATCTGGGAAGATAAAAAAGCAGGTGGTGAGTTATACCTACATCTGCGCCGACACGGTAAGAAATATCACAAGCGCAGTCATGGTAAAACAAACCGAGGGCAAATAAAAAATCGCGTTAGCATTGAAGAACGTCCACAAATAGTTGATGAGAAAGGCCGTATCGGAGATTGGGAAATAGATACCGTCATAGGTAAAGGTCATCGAGGCGCCCTTGTTACCATTGTAGAGCGGGTCACCCAATTCACTGTATCAACTCAGGTGGCAGGAAAAACAGCGGAAGCCGTCACTACGGCGACGATAGAACTATTAAGGCCATATAGGTCAGCGCTTCATAGCATCACGGCTGACAATGGAAAAGAGTTCGCTTATCACGAGCAAATCACAGAGGCTTTAAATGTTCCTGTTTATTTTGCTCACCCTTATCATTCATGGGAGCGCGGATTGAATGAAAACACGAATGGATTACTACGTCAGTATTGGCCGAAGAGCACCGATTTTAAGGCGGTAACACCAGCGCAAGTTATACCAGTACTTGAGCAACTTAATAATCGTCCGAGGAAGACACTTGGATTTGAAACGCCTGCAAAATTGATGCAGGATCACTTGGCGGCTAAAGCCGCCTAA
- a CDS encoding ATP-dependent DNA helicase, giving the protein MIGIIKQLFSATGPLALSLDGYTPRQPQIDMAVAVADALKNSSQLVVEAGTGTGKTFAYLAPALKSKGKTIISTGSKALQEQLYHRDLPQLVKALSASKKTALLKGRANYLCTYRLNQHVAHVPTDDSDVMHQLAMVAKFASETQSGDLADCIGIEDDAKVLPYVNSTADNCLGKECPDFQACYIRKARLNAADADIVVINHHLFFADMAVKDSGFAELMPTADAYIFDEAHQLSEIASDYFGESVSTKKLVDLINDLRAIYRAEIPDMLQLGKSLNKLETSVADLRLQFGVDGSRGDWRAKLSDKQICAALHRVISDLDFVYQVLKLCLDRSDKIEHPFERALAFKGQLERVFDTTQTGFSYWYETTRRYLTINITPLNVSVKFAKMMADTGAGFVFTSATLSVDNQLSHFNASLGLTPKQSMMVDSPFDYPNQALLCLPRYLPESHADNMPHAIVKLTLELIKSAKGRCFVLFTSYRMMHLVAEGLTTQIDYPVYMQGQMSKRIILEKFTRHGNAVLLGTASFWEGVDVRGSTLSCVIIDKLPFAAPDDPLLQAKMQDCQMQGKDPFAHIQLPQAVIALKQGVGRLIRDSKDKGVLVICDNRLVTRQYGQVFLKSLPPMRRTRSLEDANKFLQQIN; this is encoded by the coding sequence GTGATTGGTATTATCAAACAGCTGTTTAGTGCAACCGGGCCTTTGGCGTTATCTTTAGATGGGTATACACCACGACAGCCACAAATAGATATGGCCGTTGCCGTTGCTGATGCGTTAAAAAACAGCTCACAACTAGTAGTTGAAGCCGGTACGGGCACAGGAAAAACCTTTGCCTACTTAGCCCCCGCGCTTAAATCAAAAGGTAAAACCATCATATCTACGGGCTCTAAAGCCCTGCAAGAGCAGTTATATCATCGCGACTTACCTCAACTCGTAAAAGCGTTAAGTGCTTCTAAAAAAACGGCATTATTAAAAGGCCGAGCAAACTACTTATGTACTTATCGACTTAATCAGCATGTGGCTCATGTACCTACCGACGATTCTGATGTAATGCACCAATTAGCTATGGTGGCTAAGTTTGCCAGCGAAACACAGTCAGGCGACTTAGCCGACTGTATTGGTATAGAAGACGATGCAAAAGTATTACCTTATGTAAACTCCACCGCAGACAACTGTTTAGGCAAAGAATGCCCCGACTTTCAAGCTTGTTATATAAGAAAAGCACGCTTAAATGCGGCTGATGCCGATATAGTGGTAATTAACCATCATTTATTTTTTGCTGATATGGCGGTAAAAGACAGTGGTTTTGCAGAGCTGATGCCCACAGCAGATGCTTATATATTTGACGAAGCACACCAATTAAGCGAAATTGCTAGTGATTACTTTGGCGAAAGCGTTAGCACTAAAAAGCTGGTGGATTTAATAAACGATTTACGCGCCATTTATCGAGCCGAAATCCCTGACATGCTGCAGCTAGGTAAAAGCTTAAATAAACTCGAAACCAGTGTTGCCGATTTACGCCTGCAGTTTGGCGTTGATGGCAGCCGTGGTGATTGGCGCGCTAAACTCAGCGATAAGCAAATTTGCGCCGCGTTGCATCGGGTTATTAGCGACCTAGACTTTGTTTATCAGGTATTAAAACTTTGCTTAGACAGAAGCGATAAAATAGAGCACCCGTTTGAACGTGCACTGGCATTTAAAGGCCAGTTGGAGCGGGTATTCGATACCACGCAAACAGGTTTTAGTTATTGGTATGAAACCACCCGCCGTTATTTAACTATTAATATAACGCCATTAAATGTATCAGTTAAATTTGCTAAAATGATGGCCGATACAGGCGCAGGGTTTGTATTTACCTCGGCTACATTGTCGGTCGATAATCAGCTTAGCCACTTTAACGCCAGCCTTGGACTAACACCAAAACAAAGCATGATGGTAGATAGCCCGTTCGATTATCCAAACCAAGCACTGCTGTGTTTGCCGCGTTACTTACCTGAGTCGCACGCAGACAATATGCCCCACGCAATTGTAAAATTAACGCTGGAACTGATTAAGTCGGCTAAAGGACGCTGTTTTGTGCTTTTTACAAGTTACCGTATGATGCATTTAGTAGCCGAAGGGCTTACTACGCAAATAGACTACCCAGTTTATATGCAAGGACAAATGTCGAAACGTATTATTTTAGAAAAGTTTACCCGTCATGGTAATGCAGTGCTATTAGGGACGGCTTCATTTTGGGAAGGGGTTGATGTACGCGGCAGTACGCTAAGCTGTGTTATTATTGATAAGCTTCCATTTGCCGCACCAGATGACCCTTTACTACAAGCTAAAATGCAAGACTGCCAAATGCAAGGAAAAGACCCCTTTGCACATATACAATTACCACAAGCAGTTATTGCGCTTAAGCAAGGTGTAGGGCGGTTAATACGCGACAGTAAAGACAAAGGCGTACTTGTAATATGCGATAATCGCTTAGTTACACGCCAGTACGGGCAAGTATTTTTAAAGAGCTTACCGCCAATGCGCCGCACGCGAAGCTTAGAAGATGCCAATAAATTTTTACAACAAATTAATTAG
- the tsaB gene encoding tRNA (adenosine(37)-N6)-threonylcarbamoyltransferase complex dimerization subunit type 1 TsaB, giving the protein MIKSNILALDASTEALSIVLHFKGQTFHHFEECPQQHSQKILPLIDQLLTSANCKLKDLDVIGFGQGPGSFTGVRISVAIAQGLAYSTKLPLVGVSTLAIMAQQAFEQHGHESVYPSIDARMGEIYFAHYQVQNGLMQLVNQECVIKPELLNQDYIANSAPQSVAVGTGFKTYPDALNDFDNVTINSEITLPDARYMLAFVEAGFLAGNVVKASDAQPKYVRDTVTWKKLPGRE; this is encoded by the coding sequence ATGATCAAAAGTAATATTCTTGCCCTTGATGCGTCTACCGAAGCGCTATCAATTGTTTTACATTTTAAGGGGCAAACATTTCATCATTTTGAAGAATGCCCACAGCAGCATAGTCAAAAAATACTGCCATTAATAGATCAGCTATTAACCAGCGCAAACTGTAAATTAAAAGACTTAGACGTAATTGGCTTTGGTCAAGGTCCAGGTAGTTTTACGGGAGTACGTATTAGTGTAGCTATTGCACAAGGCCTTGCATATTCAACTAAATTGCCACTTGTAGGGGTATCTACGTTAGCTATTATGGCGCAACAAGCGTTTGAGCAACACGGCCATGAAAGTGTTTATCCTAGTATTGACGCCCGCATGGGAGAGATTTACTTTGCGCATTACCAAGTACAAAACGGCTTAATGCAATTAGTTAATCAAGAATGCGTAATTAAACCTGAGTTGTTAAATCAAGATTATATAGCCAATAGTGCACCACAATCGGTTGCTGTAGGTACAGGGTTTAAAACATACCCTGATGCGTTGAATGATTTTGATAACGTAACTATTAATAGCGAGATCACACTGCCCGATGCACGCTACATGCTAGCATTTGTAGAGGCAGGCTTTTTAGCGGGTAACGTTGTAAAAGCAAGCGATGCACAGCCTAAATATGTACGCGATACTGTTACTTGGAAAAAGCTTCCAGGTCGAGAGTGA
- a CDS encoding alkaline phosphatase, with protein MKKQLSLLALLCSATGAYADSAPKNIIYMIGDGMGPAYTTAYRYFKDDSNTKAIESTVFDTILTGMAHTYPDDHTYVTDSAASATALSSGHKSYNGAIGVDTNKKPVKTMLEIAKERGMTTALVATLQINHATPASFAAHNESRGNYDEIANDYIDNKIAGKLPVDLMLGGGTKYFIREDRNLIEEFKAAGYQYSDDINNLGQITQLPAIGLYAEKGLPYAIDEHPNRLARLTTKTLDLLDGQNKEGFFVMIEGSQIDWCGHANDIACAMAEMDDFAKSVEKAKAYVDKNQDTILIVTADHSTGGLTLGAHGQYKWDTEIVKGVKASAGKLTSLLMDASDLKTVWSANTNIEFSAEHQIKLEQAKKMGKKPLNLAIKSIINDASFTGWTTGGHTAVDVQVFAYGKGSEQFTGSQNNTDIADKLIAFIEK; from the coding sequence ATGAAAAAACAGCTCAGTTTATTGGCGCTTTTATGCAGCGCAACAGGTGCTTATGCAGATTCGGCACCAAAAAATATTATTTATATGATTGGCGATGGTATGGGCCCAGCTTATACAACTGCTTATCGCTACTTTAAAGACGATTCGAACACAAAAGCAATTGAAAGCACTGTATTCGATACTATTTTAACTGGCATGGCACACACCTACCCAGACGATCATACTTATGTTACCGACAGCGCAGCAAGCGCTACAGCGTTAAGCAGCGGCCATAAAAGCTATAACGGTGCTATTGGCGTAGATACCAATAAAAAGCCCGTTAAAACGATGTTAGAAATTGCAAAAGAGCGCGGTATGACCACGGCACTTGTCGCTACTTTGCAAATTAACCACGCCACACCGGCAAGCTTTGCAGCTCATAATGAATCTCGCGGTAACTACGATGAAATTGCTAATGATTACATTGACAATAAAATTGCGGGCAAGCTACCCGTTGATTTAATGCTAGGTGGAGGGACTAAATATTTTATTCGTGAGGACCGTAACTTAATTGAAGAATTTAAAGCTGCTGGTTATCAATACTCCGACGACATTAATAACCTAGGCCAAATTACGCAGCTCCCTGCCATTGGTTTATACGCCGAAAAAGGCCTTCCATACGCAATTGATGAGCACCCTAATCGCCTTGCACGATTAACCACTAAAACACTTGATTTATTAGATGGCCAAAACAAAGAAGGCTTTTTTGTGATGATTGAAGGCAGCCAAATTGACTGGTGTGGCCATGCTAACGATATAGCCTGTGCTATGGCAGAAATGGACGATTTTGCTAAATCGGTCGAAAAAGCAAAAGCATACGTTGATAAAAACCAAGACACGATTTTAATTGTTACCGCAGATCACTCAACAGGTGGTTTAACACTTGGTGCCCACGGACAATACAAGTGGGATACCGAAATAGTTAAAGGCGTTAAAGCCTCGGCTGGTAAATTAACCTCGCTATTAATGGATGCCAGTGATTTAAAAACAGTTTGGTCGGCTAATACTAATATTGAGTTTAGTGCTGAGCACCAAATTAAACTTGAGCAAGCTAAAAAAATGGGTAAAAAGCCTTTAAATTTAGCCATTAAAAGTATTATTAACGATGCCAGCTTTACTGGCTGGACAACTGGTGGCCACACTGCTGTAGATGTACAAGTATTTGCCTATGGTAAAGGTAGCGAGCAATTTACGGGCTCACAAAACAATACTGACATTGCCGATAAGCTAATTGCATTTATAGAAAAATAA
- a CDS encoding alpha/beta hydrolase, whose product MEPFNIQINNLNIHGLKTGSGDEVVIALHGWLDNSASYIPMLANAKVQQTWYCLDFAGHGLSSWRSDDAHYYFVDYIDDIYQFINTLGVKKIHLVGHSMGAMVAGVFASCFSDYVTSVTFIEGIGCVTTPSEEVTQQLKSAILNRDRLKNKKPRVYQSKEQIHQARAQTTDLSSQLIEVLMARNIKTIKNGFALTTDPKLKNHSGFRFDEAQCIGAIKNLIAPCQLILGDTGYTFVKQNLENYAKYYNSLNVITVEGGHHCHMQSSAHCFEQIQAFMVQSSVC is encoded by the coding sequence GTGGAACCATTTAATATTCAAATCAATAATTTAAATATTCATGGTTTAAAAACGGGAAGTGGAGATGAAGTTGTAATTGCGCTACATGGTTGGCTTGATAATAGTGCAAGTTATATCCCTATGTTAGCAAATGCCAAAGTGCAGCAAACGTGGTATTGCCTTGATTTTGCCGGACACGGATTGTCGTCATGGCGTAGCGACGACGCACACTATTATTTTGTAGATTATATTGATGATATATATCAGTTTATAAATACTCTAGGGGTAAAAAAAATACATTTAGTAGGGCACTCTATGGGAGCTATGGTGGCGGGTGTGTTTGCAAGCTGCTTTAGTGACTATGTAACGTCTGTAACATTTATAGAAGGAATAGGGTGCGTAACAACCCCAAGTGAAGAAGTAACGCAACAACTTAAAAGTGCTATTTTAAACCGAGACAGGCTAAAAAATAAAAAGCCAAGAGTGTATCAATCGAAAGAGCAAATACACCAAGCACGTGCGCAAACAACAGACTTAAGTAGCCAGCTTATTGAGGTATTAATGGCGCGCAATATTAAAACAATTAAAAATGGATTTGCATTAACAACCGACCCAAAGCTTAAAAATCATTCAGGTTTTAGGTTTGATGAGGCGCAATGTATTGGTGCAATAAAAAATTTAATTGCGCCATGTCAGTTAATACTAGGGGATACAGGCTACACTTTTGTAAAACAAAATTTAGAAAACTATGCTAAATATTACAATAGCTTAAATGTAATAACTGTAGAGGGCGGGCATCACTGTCATATGCAAAGTAGTGCGCACTGTTTTGAACAGATTCAAGCATTTATGGTGCAAAGTAGCGTGTGTTAA
- the fadD gene encoding long-chain-fatty-acid--CoA ligase FadD, giving the protein MEKIWLKRYPEGMPETIDPEHYASLLEVFEKSFTDYKDLPAFTNMGKTLSYDEIDTATKKVASYIQNDLGLKKCDKVAVMMPNLLQTPIAILGILRAGCVVVNVNPLYTVRELEHQLKDSDTSAIFILANFADTLEKALPHTDVKHIVVTQVGDMMGGIKKHVVNFVVKYIKKMVPSYTLPNTIDFCDLLKADENAYVRPEVNLSDLAFLQYTGGTTGVSKGAMLSHGNMVGNLEQVSGCLDPVLERGKEVVITALPLYHIFALTANCLTFMKYGGLNVLITNPRDMPGFIKELSKAKFTAITGVNTLFNGLLNTPGFAELDFSHLKMSLGGGMAVQRPVAEKWQTVTKSKLMEGYGLTECSPLVTVSPYDLTAYNGSIGLPAPSTEIKLILDNGQEAAKGEPGELWVKGPQVMLGYYKRPDATAESLQDGWFATGDIATYDDEGFFYIVDRKKDMIIVSGFNVFPNEIEEVVAMHDGVLEVAAIGIPHDTSGEQVKVFVVKKDPSLTEKDIIKHCRDNLTNYKVPKLVEFRDELPKTNVGKILRRALKD; this is encoded by the coding sequence GTGGAAAAAATTTGGCTTAAGCGCTACCCAGAAGGTATGCCTGAAACTATCGATCCTGAGCACTATGCCTCATTACTCGAAGTGTTTGAAAAAAGTTTTACCGACTACAAAGATTTACCTGCATTTACAAATATGGGTAAAACCTTGTCTTATGATGAAATTGATACTGCAACTAAAAAAGTTGCGTCTTATATTCAAAATGATTTAGGCCTTAAAAAATGTGACAAAGTGGCAGTTATGATGCCTAATTTGTTACAAACGCCCATTGCTATTTTAGGTATTTTACGTGCAGGCTGTGTTGTTGTTAATGTAAACCCACTCTACACAGTGCGTGAACTTGAGCACCAACTCAAAGATTCTGATACTTCAGCAATTTTTATATTGGCTAACTTTGCCGATACACTCGAAAAAGCGCTACCGCATACCGATGTTAAACATATTGTTGTTACCCAAGTAGGTGACATGATGGGTGGCATTAAAAAGCATGTTGTAAACTTTGTTGTTAAGTACATTAAAAAGATGGTGCCAAGCTACACTTTGCCAAATACCATAGATTTTTGCGACTTACTTAAAGCCGACGAAAATGCCTATGTACGTCCAGAGGTTAACTTAAGTGATTTAGCTTTTTTACAATATACCGGTGGAACAACGGGTGTATCTAAAGGCGCAATGTTAAGCCACGGTAATATGGTAGGTAATCTTGAGCAAGTTTCAGGATGTTTAGACCCAGTGCTTGAGCGCGGTAAAGAAGTGGTAATAACTGCGTTACCGCTTTACCATATTTTTGCATTAACGGCTAACTGCTTAACATTTATGAAGTACGGTGGCCTAAATGTACTTATAACTAACCCACGCGACATGCCTGGTTTTATTAAAGAATTAAGTAAAGCTAAATTTACTGCTATTACGGGTGTAAATACTTTATTTAATGGTTTGTTAAACACGCCAGGATTTGCCGAACTTGATTTTAGTCACTTAAAAATGTCATTAGGCGGCGGTATGGCTGTACAACGCCCAGTTGCTGAAAAATGGCAAACAGTTACAAAATCTAAATTAATGGAAGGGTATGGTTTAACCGAGTGTTCTCCTTTAGTTACCGTTAGTCCTTATGACTTAACGGCATATAATGGCTCAATTGGTTTACCGGCTCCAAGTACTGAAATCAAATTAATTCTTGATAATGGCCAAGAAGCAGCAAAAGGTGAACCAGGAGAGCTTTGGGTTAAAGGCCCGCAAGTTATGCTTGGTTACTACAAACGCCCAGATGCAACCGCTGAGAGCTTACAAGATGGCTGGTTTGCTACCGGTGACATAGCAACTTATGACGACGAAGGTTTCTTTTATATAGTCGATCGTAAAAAAGATATGATTATTGTCTCGGGCTTTAATGTATTCCCTAACGAAATTGAAGAAGTTGTTGCCATGCACGACGGAGTGCTTGAAGTAGCAGCTATTGGTATCCCTCACGATACGAGTGGTGAACAAGTTAAAGTTTTTGTTGTAAAAAAAGACCCTTCTTTAACTGAAAAAGATATAATAAAACACTGTCGTGATAATTTAACTAATTATAAGGTGCCTAAGCTTGTTGAGTTTAGGGATGAGTTACCTAAAACTAACGTAGGTAAAATACTCAGAAGAGCCTTGAAAGATTAG